Within Cnuibacter physcomitrellae, the genomic segment CGACCGCCTCCTCATGGCCCTCACCGGCCTCGGCATCCGCGAGACCATCCTCTTCCCCCTCGTGAAGTAACCCCCCGGGTCGTTCAACCGCCCGAAAGCAACCTCATCAAACCCAGCCCCTGGTGCACATCAAGGTCGGTTATGACGAGCCGACTATCGCATTCGACGATGACCAGATCGACGAGCCCCAGTGCATAGCCGTACCAGCAGGAGGAGAGCCTCGCAGAGCGGATGGCTGCGAGTTGAATCCGGGACGATCGATCGTCGACTCGTATCCGAAGAGCGCCCCCTGCACGCGACAAGCGGACCGGCCGACACATCTTCCATCTCAAGATGCGGCGCGTCAGCAATCCCAGCAGGATGAATGCTGTGGCTCCCCCGAAGACGACGTGGATGACAGATCCGAATCCGGAGTGAGTTACGGCATGCCGTGCTCCCCGATTTCGAGGAGCCCTCTCCTCCGGATGCCCAACGATTGCCCGCTCACGGGAGGGCCTAAGCCGATACATCGGACTGCCGAGCAGGGGTCGGGCAATCCCGAGCTTTGATCGTAACAGCGAAACGGTCACAGCAACGGGGAGCCGTGGTCTTGTAGACGACGGACACGTCTGAGCACCGCTTCGCTCACGGAGTTCACCTGTTCCATCGTCAAGCCCGGGATCGTCACGCTGCTCTGATCGGCCGCTGACTGAAGCACGAGACTTGACAATCCGAACGCTCGGCTGACTATGCCGGCTTGTATCGAGACGGTCTGAATCCGGTCGTACGGAAGCGAGGTCGTCGTTCGCGAAAAGAATCCAGAAGTGAAGTCGATCTCTGTCGCGCCGACGCGGTATCTGATCGACCGAGCGCGAAGGAGGCTTGTGATGAGTCCCATCACCGCGACCGTAGTCATGATCACGATCACGACTGCAGTCGACCTAACCAGCTCAGGAACCTGCTGGCCCTGCTCTGGTTGAAGGATCCCCGTGATGAGGAGTGCTCCGACGAGCGCAATCGCTGACCAAACGACCGTGGTGTTGATGACGATGACCGCCATGTAAATGGTGCTCGTCCGATGCCATTCGGTTTCACCTTCGCGGTTCAATCCCATGAGTTGCATCTTAGCCTTAAGCTGAGGATAGATCAGTAGTGGGGTGATTCGAGGCGTCTCGGCCGACTACGTTCGGGCAGGCGCTCAGGCGGGGTGACGTATCCTGGAGGGGATGGACTACTTCCTCGCCGCCGTGTGGTCGCTCGCGCCGACCGTGCTCCTCGGGCTGCTCTTCTGGTTCATCATGCGCAAGGTCGTGCGCGCCGACCGCGACGAGCGCCGCGCCTACAAGCGCATCGAGGCGGAGGAGCGCGCCCGTCTCGGACTCCCGCCCAAGCCCGCGGGCGAGTAGCGCGCGCGGCGCCTCCGCCGACCCGCTACGGTAGCGCTAGCGGTCCTGCACCGTGGACGAGGGGGAGCAGCGCGTGACGGTGGAGGTCTCGGGGTTCGACATGGCTGACGTCGTGCTGCTCGCGCTGCTGCTGATCGACCTCACCATCCGCATCTCGTCGGTCATCATCGTGCCGAGGAACCGCCGCCCCTCCACCGCGATCGCGTGGCTGATGGCGATCTTCTTCCTGCCCTACGTCGGCTTCCTGCTGTTCCTCCTGCTCGGGTCGTACAAGCTGCCGAAGCGCCGGCGCGACAAGCAGAAGGCGATCAACGAGTTCATCATCGAGACCACGGAGGGCATCGACCGCGTCAGCGACGACGACCCCTGGCCGCCGTGGCTGCGCTCGGTGGTCGAGCTCAACCGCAACCTCGGCGCGATGCCGCTGGTCGGCGGCAACTCCGCGACGCTGACGGGCGAGTACGACGAGGCCATCCGGCAGATGACCGCCGACGTGGCCGAGGCGCAGCGGTACGTCCACGTCGAGTTCTACATCCTCAGCTACGACAAAGTGACCAAGCCGTTCTTCGAGGCCATGGGAGCCGCGGTCAAGCGCGGCGTCACGGTGCGCGTGCTGCTCGACCACATCGCGTCGGTGCGCGCTCCAGGCCACAAGAAGACGGTGAAGATGCTCGACCGGTTGGGCGTCCGCTGGTCGTTCATGCTGCCGGTGCAGCCGCTGCAGGGCAAGTACCAGCGACCCGACCTCCGCAACCACCGGAAGCTCCTCATCATCGACAGCGAGGTCGCCTGGATGGGGTCGCAGAACATGGTCGACCGCAGCTACAACAAGCGCACCAACCTCAAGCGCGGCCTGAAGTGGCAGGACCTCATGACCCGCCTCGAGGGTCCCATCGTCGCCGGCCTCAACGCGATCTTCATCACCGACTGGTACAGCGAGACCAACGAGCTGCTGCTCCGCGAGACCCGCGCCATCACGGATGAGGTCATCGACAAGGATCCGGACGCCCTCGACATGCAGGTGGTCCCCTCCGGCCCGGGGTTCGCGGGCGAGAACAACCTGCGCCTCTTCCTGGCCCTGCTCTACAGCGCCACCGACCGCGTGGTGATCACGAGCCCGTACTTCGTCCCCGACGACGCGATGCTCTACGCGATCACCACCGCGACGCAGCGCGGTGTCTCCGTCGACCTCTTCGTGTCGGAGATCGGTGACCAGGCGCTGGTCTACCACGCCCAGCGCTCGTACTACGAGGGTCTGCTCAACGCCGGCGTGCGCATCTTCATGTACCCGGCGCCGTACATCCTGCACGCGAAGCACTTCACGATCGACGACGAGGTCGCGGTGATCGGCTCGTCGAACATGGACATGCGCTCCTTCAGCCTCAACATGGAGGTCTCGCTCATGGTGCGCGGACGCTCGTTCGTCGAGTCGATGCGCCGGGTCGAGGACGGCTACCGCGCCATCTCGAAGGAGCTCACCAAGGAGGCGTGGCACGAGCAGCCCCTCCGCTCGACGATCCTCGACAACCTCGCCCGCCTCACCTCCGCTCTCCAGTAGGGGCCGGAGCCCGCGCTCAGCGGGCGCGGGGCTTGAGGCGCACGCCGGGCAGCTCCGGCGCCGGGAGGGGTGTGCCCTCGTAGTGGTGGTCCGTGTCGCCGAAGCGGCGCCACGCGGCCCCGGCGGCGGGCGACGCGTCGAATCCCGCCTCGCGCTGCCACTCGGAGCGGTAGTCGACGACCTCGTCGTGCGACCGTCCGACGAAGTTCCACCACATGAGGATCTGCTCGCCGAGCGGCACGCCCCCGATCAGGACCACCCTGACCGGCTCGGGGCCTGCCGACAGCCGCACCGACTCGGCGCCCTGCCCGAGGAAGACGAGCTCGGTGCGCGCCGCCTCCACGCCCGAGACCGTGACGGGTCCGGCGTCGACGAGCACGCCGTGCTCGAACTCGGGCCGGAGCGGGAGCTCGACCGACCCCGCGGCCGGCAGGGTGATCTCGGCCGCGACGAGCTCGGTGAAGGTGGTGACCTCGGTCGACGCCCCCGCGAGCGAGCCGATGAAGACGCGGACGAGGGCGTCGTCGATCTCGGCGAGCACGGACGGGGTGGTCTCGAAGAACGGCTCCACCGACCGCGACTCCGACGGCAGCGCGACCCAGAGCTGAACCCCGTGCAGCGCATCCGACGCCGGCGTCGACATCTCGGAGTGGGAGATGCCGCGGCCGGCCGTCATGAGGTTGAGCTCACCCGGCCGCACGAACGCGTGCGATCCGACGCTGTCGCGATGCTCGATCTCGCCCGAGAACAGCCAGCTCACCGTCTGCAGTCCGGTGTGCGGATGCGGCGGCACGACCATCCCCCCGGTCTCCGAGACGGGGGACGGGCCGTAGTGGTCGATGAA encodes:
- a CDS encoding PH domain-containing protein — translated: MGLNREGETEWHRTSTIYMAVIVINTTVVWSAIALVGALLITGILQPEQGQQVPELVRSTAVVIVIMTTVAVMGLITSLLRARSIRYRVGATEIDFTSGFFSRTTTSLPYDRIQTVSIQAGIVSRAFGLSSLVLQSAADQSSVTIPGLTMEQVNSVSEAVLRRVRRLQDHGSPLL
- the cls gene encoding cardiolipin synthase, with product MADVVLLALLLIDLTIRISSVIIVPRNRRPSTAIAWLMAIFFLPYVGFLLFLLLGSYKLPKRRRDKQKAINEFIIETTEGIDRVSDDDPWPPWLRSVVELNRNLGAMPLVGGNSATLTGEYDEAIRQMTADVAEAQRYVHVEFYILSYDKVTKPFFEAMGAAVKRGVTVRVLLDHIASVRAPGHKKTVKMLDRLGVRWSFMLPVQPLQGKYQRPDLRNHRKLLIIDSEVAWMGSQNMVDRSYNKRTNLKRGLKWQDLMTRLEGPIVAGLNAIFITDWYSETNELLLRETRAITDEVIDKDPDALDMQVVPSGPGFAGENNLRLFLALLYSATDRVVITSPYFVPDDAMLYAITTATQRGVSVDLFVSEIGDQALVYHAQRSYYEGLLNAGVRIFMYPAPYILHAKHFTIDDEVAVIGSSNMDMRSFSLNMEVSLMVRGRSFVESMRRVEDGYRAISKELTKEAWHEQPLRSTILDNLARLTSALQ
- a CDS encoding pirin family protein gives rise to the protein MSNLERDPDATWSATAVAPARRPEIIEAREVPLGGPRAMTVHRTLPSRERTLIGAWCFIDHYGPSPVSETGGMVVPPHPHTGLQTVSWLFSGEIEHRDSVGSHAFVRPGELNLMTAGRGISHSEMSTPASDALHGVQLWVALPSESRSVEPFFETTPSVLAEIDDALVRVFIGSLAGASTEVTTFTELVAAEITLPAAGSVELPLRPEFEHGVLVDAGPVTVSGVEAARTELVFLGQGAESVRLSAGPEPVRVVLIGGVPLGEQILMWWNFVGRSHDEVVDYRSEWQREAGFDASPAAGAAWRRFGDTDHHYEGTPLPAPELPGVRLKPRAR